CGCTCCCAGAACAGCTTCATCGCCTCCTTAAGCGCGATATCGCGGTCGAACACCGCCGGCCGGCCCCGGCCACGTTTGCTGCCCTGAATTATTTTTGTTGTCATCGCTCCAATAATCCTTGAACGGCGCCTCCCCACTTCTATATCCGCCCAACCATATTGGAGTGCCTGCTCCAAATATCAACCCCGGATCAACCAAGAGCGCGACCTTTACCGTCCGAAATGACAAGTGCCCGGCATCACCACCTCGACACGCTGGAGCGGCCGGCGCGTGCGCTTCGAGACGCAGGCGGCGGTACCGCCGCCGAATTTCAAACAGCATGGCAAGGACTTGTGGACAGCGTCATGGATCAGATCACCGACCCTTCGAAGCTTGAAAGAGAACCGCTTGACGAACCCGCAGGCCGGCCGCGGCGGCGGACCTGGAGAACGGCCGCGATCGGCGCGGCGGCGGTTCTTGGCCTCGCCGTCGTCTACTTCGCCGTGGCGCCGCATCGAGGAAGCCAGGCGGTGGCCCTGCCGACGCCGGCGCCGCTGGTGACGGTCAGCCAGCCCTTGCAGCGCGAGGTCGATACCAGGGTTGGCTTTCTCGGCCAGTTCTCGGCGGTGGACCGGATCGAGCTGCGGGCGCAGGTCGGCGGCACCCTGACCGAGATTCACTTCAAGGATGGTCAGATCGTTCACAAGGGCGACCTGCTCTTTGTGATCGATCCCCGCCCCTATGAGATCAGGCTCGCGCAGGCGCAAGCGGCGCTGCAGACCGCCACCGCCCGCGTCGCGCTCGCCAACAACCAGCTTTCTCGCGCGCAGTCGCTTCGGCGCAACGAGTTCGCAACCCAGGAAACGGTCGACCAGCGCACCTCCGATCAGGATGCATCGCAGGCCGCGGTCGATGACGCCAAGGCGCGCGTGCGCGATACCGAGCTCGACCTCGAATATTGCCGCGTGCGGGCGCCTTTCACCGGCCGCATCGGTGCGCGCCAGGTTTCGGTCGGAAGCCTGGTCGCGGGCAGCCGTGCCGCCACCAGCCCGACCACCCTTTTGGCCACGCTGGTCTCGCTCGATCCGCTCTATCTCGACTTCGACATGAGCGAATCGGATTTCCTCACCTTCTCGCGCGAACGCGCCCGCGAGGCCGGGCCGCTCGCCAACAAGGTGCTGATCGGGCTTTCGGACGAGAACAGCTTCACCCGCGAGGGAACGCTCGACTTCATCGACCATTCGCTCGATCGCTCCAGCGGCACGATCCATGCCCGCGCCACGGTGCCCAACCCGGACCTGTTCCTGGCGCCCGGCCAGTTCGCCAGGCTGCACGTGGCGATCGCACCGCCGGCGCCGGTCTATCTGCTGCCGGACGCCGCTGTCGTGCTCGACCAGTCGCAGCGCCTGGTGATGACGGTTGCGCCCGACGCCACCGTGAAGCCCAAGATCGTGACGACAGGCGATCTTCGCGGCGGGTTGCGGGTGATCCGGTCCGGCCTGGAGCCGAACGATCGCGTCATCATCGACGGGCTGGTGCGCGCCACGCCCGGCGCCAAGGTCGCGCCGCAGGACGGCACCATCCGCTATGACGCCGCCGCCGACCGCCAGGGCTGAGACCGAGCGCGCAAATGCTGGGCTGAACAGGAGCTTCCCGTGACACACAGCTTCATCGACAGGCCGATCTTCGCCACCGTTCTCAGCGTCTTCGTGACGCTGATCGGGCTCGGCACGCTCGCCATGCTGCCGATCGCGCAATATCCGGAGATCGTGCCGCCGACCGTCCAGATCACCACGAGCTATCCGGGCGCGTCCGCGGAGACCGTTTCGCGGACGGTCGCCACGCCGCTCGAGCAGCAGATCAACGGCGTCGAGAACATGCTCTATCTGAGCAGCCAGTCTACCGGCGACGGCAAGCTCACCGTCACCGTGACGTTCCGGATCGGGACCGACCTCAACGTGGCGCAGATGCTGACGCAGAACCGCGTGCAGGACGCCCTGCCGCGCCTGCCCGAGGACGTGCAGCGGCTGGGCGTGCAGGTGAGGAAGTCGACGCCGAACATCCTGCTTGCAGTGCACCTCTATTCGCCCGACAGCTCCCGCGACACCCTCTACATCTCCAACTATGCGACGCTGCATGTGAAGGACGTGCTGGCGCGCCTGCCGGGGGTCGGCGACGTGCAGATCTTTGCCGGCCGCGAATACGCCATGCGCATCTGGCTCGACCCCGACAAGGTCGCGGCCCATAATCTGAACGCAAGCGAGGTCCTCGCCGCGCTGCGCGCCCAGAACGTCCAGGTCTCCGCGGGCGTGCTGAACCAGCCGCCGGTCGCCTCAAAGCAGGCCTATCAGCTCAACGTGCAGACGCTCGGCCGGCTCTCCACGCCCGAGCAGTTCGCCGCCATCGTCCTGAAGTCGGACAGCGAGGGCCGCGTGACGCGGCTGCGTGACGTCGGCCGGGTCGAGATCGGCGCCGCCGACTACGGCTCGACCGCGTTCATGGACCGCGGCCCCGGCATGCCCTTGCTGATTTTCGCCCAGCCGGGCGCCAATTCACTCGCCGTCGAGCGCGAGGTGCTCGACGCCATGCAAACGCTGGTCAAGGATTTTCCGCCGGGCCTCGACTACAAGGTCATCTACGATCCCACCATCTTCGTCGGCAAATCGGTCGACGAGGTGATCAAGACGATCTTCGTGGCGATCCTCTTGGTGGTCGGCGTCGTGTTCCTGTTCCTGCAAAGCTGGCGCGCCGCCATCATTCCGGTCATCGCGATCCCGGTCTCGCTGGTCGGCACCTTCACCTTCCTCTACGTCCTCGGAATCTCGTTGAACAACCTGTCGCTGTTCGGCCTCGTGCTGGCGGTCGGCATCGTCGTCGACGACGCCATCGTCGTGGTGGAGAATGTCGAGCGCAATCTCGAGCGCGGCATGACCCCGGCCGAGGCCGCCCATGTCACCATGAACGAGGTCGGCGGCGCGCTGATCTCGATCGCGCTGACCTTGTGCGCCGTGTTCGTGCCTTCGGCCTTCCTGTCGGGCATCACGGGACAATTCTTCCGCCAGTTCGCGGTCACGATCGCAGCCTCCACCCTGATCTCCTGCTTCGTCTCGCTGACCCTGAGCCCTGCGCTGTGCGCGGTGCTGTTCAAGGCGCACGAGCCTGGCCACAAGCCGCGAAGCTCGATGATCGCCCGGCTGGTGCAAGCGGGCGTCGACCGCTTCAACTTCGGCTTCGAATGGCTGTCGACCAGCTACGGGCGGCTGACGCGGCGCCTGGTGCAGATCACCGGCGTCGTGCTGGTGGCCTACGCGGCACTGATCGGCTTCGCCGGCTTCCAGTTCGCCCGCGCGCCGACCGGCTTCATTCCGGAGCAGGACCAGGGCTATCTCATCACGGTCGTGCAGCTTCCGCCCGGCGCGACGCTCGAACGGACCGAGGCCGTGGTCAAGAAGGCGATCGAGATCATCAT
This genomic interval from Bradyrhizobium sp. NP1 contains the following:
- a CDS encoding efflux RND transporter periplasmic adaptor subunit, with the translated sequence MDQITDPSKLEREPLDEPAGRPRRRTWRTAAIGAAAVLGLAVVYFAVAPHRGSQAVALPTPAPLVTVSQPLQREVDTRVGFLGQFSAVDRIELRAQVGGTLTEIHFKDGQIVHKGDLLFVIDPRPYEIRLAQAQAALQTATARVALANNQLSRAQSLRRNEFATQETVDQRTSDQDASQAAVDDAKARVRDTELDLEYCRVRAPFTGRIGARQVSVGSLVAGSRAATSPTTLLATLVSLDPLYLDFDMSESDFLTFSRERAREAGPLANKVLIGLSDENSFTREGTLDFIDHSLDRSSGTIHARATVPNPDLFLAPGQFARLHVAIAPPAPVYLLPDAAVVLDQSQRLVMTVAPDATVKPKIVTTGDLRGGLRVIRSGLEPNDRVIIDGLVRATPGAKVAPQDGTIRYDAAADRQG
- a CDS encoding multidrug efflux RND transporter permease subunit codes for the protein MTHSFIDRPIFATVLSVFVTLIGLGTLAMLPIAQYPEIVPPTVQITTSYPGASAETVSRTVATPLEQQINGVENMLYLSSQSTGDGKLTVTVTFRIGTDLNVAQMLTQNRVQDALPRLPEDVQRLGVQVRKSTPNILLAVHLYSPDSSRDTLYISNYATLHVKDVLARLPGVGDVQIFAGREYAMRIWLDPDKVAAHNLNASEVLAALRAQNVQVSAGVLNQPPVASKQAYQLNVQTLGRLSTPEQFAAIVLKSDSEGRVTRLRDVGRVEIGAADYGSTAFMDRGPGMPLLIFAQPGANSLAVEREVLDAMQTLVKDFPPGLDYKVIYDPTIFVGKSVDEVIKTIFVAILLVVGVVFLFLQSWRAAIIPVIAIPVSLVGTFTFLYVLGISLNNLSLFGLVLAVGIVVDDAIVVVENVERNLERGMTPAEAAHVTMNEVGGALISIALTLCAVFVPSAFLSGITGQFFRQFAVTIAASTLISCFVSLTLSPALCAVLFKAHEPGHKPRSSMIARLVQAGVDRFNFGFEWLSTSYGRLTRRLVQITGVVLVAYAALIGFAGFQFARAPTGFIPEQDQGYLITVVQLPPGATLERTEAVVKKAIEIIMSTPGVEHVAPFAGLDATTFTIASNAGTIFSGLPSLYNHEVEGLTATSVLADLRKRLSVIQEAYVLTIPPPPVQGIGNAGGFKMMLQDRAGLGSDALAKAAQALVAAANKDPSFAGVFTLFGTRSPSVYADIDREKAEKVGLTPTDVFATLQVYLGSQYVNDFNYLGRTYQVIAQADGSFRQDPQDIARLKARNTSGEMVPVGTVARLKSENAPYRVPRYNLFPAAEVMGVAAPGVATGTALHRMEELAREVLPPGIGFEWTELAFQQQQPGTSSLLVFGAAALFVFLVLAAQYESWNLPLAVVMIVPMCLLASVTGLLMRGMPIDVLAQIGFVVLVGLAAKNAILIVEFARQIEDGGATPAEAAVTAARTRLRPILMTSLAFVFGVAPLVVATGAGSEMRQSLGTAVFAGMLGVTAFGLLFTPAFYAVVRRISRKKRPSETRKVAQLT